One window of the Shimwellia blattae DSM 4481 = NBRC 105725 genome contains the following:
- the trmH gene encoding tRNA (guanosine(18)-2'-O)-methyltransferase TrmH produces the protein MNPQRYARIREMLALRQPDLTVCMEQVHKPHNVSAIIRTADAVGVHEVHAVWPGNRMRTMASAAAGSNSWVEVKTHPTIADAVSELKRQGMQILATHLSPGAVDFRDIDYTRPTCILMGQEKTGITREALSLADQDIIIPMTGMVQSLNVSVASALILYEAQRQRQIAGMYRRENSLLSDAEQQRLLFEGGYPVLAKVATRKGLPYPRINDLGDIEASETWWSAMQAAE, from the coding sequence ATGAATCCACAGCGGTATGCGCGCATTCGCGAAATGCTGGCCCTGCGCCAGCCTGACTTAACAGTCTGCATGGAGCAGGTACATAAACCCCATAATGTCTCTGCCATTATTCGCACCGCGGATGCGGTCGGGGTTCACGAAGTGCACGCAGTGTGGCCCGGCAACCGGATGCGCACCATGGCATCGGCAGCGGCCGGTAGTAACAGCTGGGTGGAGGTAAAAACCCACCCCACCATCGCTGATGCGGTCAGCGAGCTGAAACGCCAGGGAATGCAGATCCTCGCTACTCACCTTTCCCCCGGCGCTGTCGATTTCCGCGATATCGATTACACCCGCCCGACCTGTATTCTGATGGGCCAGGAAAAAACCGGGATCACCCGGGAAGCGCTCAGCCTTGCCGATCAGGACATTATTATTCCGATGACCGGCATGGTGCAGTCGCTGAATGTGTCGGTCGCGTCGGCGCTTATCCTGTATGAAGCCCAGCGCCAGCGCCAGATTGCCGGAATGTACCGGCGCGAAAACAGCCTCCTGTCTGATGCAGAGCAGCAGCGCCTTTTGTTTGAAGGGGGGTATCCGGTACTGGCAAAAGTAGCCACCCGCAAAGGGCTACCCTACCCGCGAATTAACGACCTTGGCGACATTGAAGCCAGCGAAACCTGGTGGTCCGCCATGCAGGCGGCAGAGTAA
- the recG gene encoding ATP-dependent DNA helicase RecG, with protein sequence MQGRLLDAVALSTLSGVGASQASKLAKIGLHTVQDLLLHLPLRYEDRTRLYTINDLLPGIYASVEGEVLNSNITFGRRRMLTCQISDGTGILTLRFFNFNAAMKNSLAPGRRVLAYGEAKRGVHGAEMIHPEYRIQGESSTPDLQDTLTPVYPTTEGIRQATLRKLTDQALDLLDTCAISELLPEELARGLMSLPQALRTLHRPPPDMRLDDLESGQHPAQRRLILEELLAHNLSMLALRAGARRYHALALAPDDRLKQAFLNALPFSPTGAQQRVTADIERDMALDTPMMRLVQGDVGSGKTLVAALAALRAIAHGKQVALMAPTELLAEQHAANFRRWFAPLGINVGWLAGKQKGKARQAQQEAIARGEVAMIVGTHAIFQEQVQFHGLALVIIDEQHRFGVHQRLALWEKGEQQGFHPHQLIMTATPIPRTLAMTAYADLDTSVIDELPPGRTPITTVAIADTRRQDIIERVRHACHEEHRQAYWVCTLIEESEVLEAQAAEATCAELQQALPDLNIGLVHGRMKAKEKQDVMDAFKQGALHLLVATTVIEVGVDVPNASLMIIENPERLGLAQLHQLRGRVGRGAVASHCVLLYKSPLSRTAQLRLQVLRDSNNGFVIAQKDLEIRGPGELLGTRQTGNAEFKVADLLRDQAMIPEVQRIARHIHERYPRQASALIERWMPETERYSNA encoded by the coding sequence ATGCAGGGGCGGCTACTGGATGCGGTAGCGCTCAGTACCCTGAGCGGTGTAGGCGCAAGCCAGGCCAGTAAGCTGGCGAAAATTGGCCTGCATACGGTGCAGGACCTGCTGCTGCACCTGCCGCTGCGTTATGAAGACCGCACCCGCCTTTACACCATTAACGATCTGCTGCCCGGTATTTATGCCTCTGTGGAAGGGGAAGTGCTGAACAGCAATATCACCTTCGGCCGCCGCCGCATGCTGACCTGCCAGATTTCAGACGGCACCGGGATCCTCACCCTGCGTTTTTTCAATTTCAACGCCGCAATGAAAAACAGCCTCGCCCCGGGGCGCCGGGTGCTGGCTTATGGTGAGGCGAAACGCGGCGTACACGGCGCAGAGATGATCCACCCGGAATACCGTATTCAGGGGGAGAGCAGCACCCCGGATCTCCAGGATACTCTCACCCCGGTCTACCCCACGACCGAAGGGATCCGCCAGGCCACACTGCGCAAGCTCACCGATCAGGCACTGGATCTGCTGGATACCTGTGCCATCAGCGAGCTGTTGCCGGAGGAGCTGGCCCGGGGGCTGATGAGCCTGCCCCAGGCGCTGCGCACCCTGCACCGCCCGCCGCCGGATATGCGCCTTGACGATCTGGAAAGCGGCCAGCATCCGGCCCAGCGCCGGTTAATCCTCGAAGAGTTACTGGCCCATAACCTGAGTATGCTGGCGCTGCGCGCCGGTGCCCGGCGTTATCATGCCCTGGCGCTCGCCCCTGACGACAGGCTAAAACAGGCGTTTCTCAACGCCCTGCCATTCTCCCCGACCGGTGCCCAGCAGCGGGTTACTGCGGATATTGAGCGCGACATGGCCCTGGATACCCCGATGATGCGCTTAGTGCAGGGGGATGTGGGCTCCGGGAAGACCCTGGTTGCGGCACTGGCCGCGCTGCGGGCTATCGCCCACGGTAAACAGGTGGCGTTAATGGCCCCGACAGAGCTGCTGGCGGAGCAGCACGCGGCTAACTTCCGCCGCTGGTTCGCCCCGCTGGGGATTAACGTCGGCTGGCTGGCCGGGAAACAAAAAGGCAAAGCGCGCCAGGCCCAGCAGGAAGCCATCGCCCGGGGAGAGGTGGCGATGATTGTCGGCACCCACGCAATTTTCCAGGAGCAGGTACAGTTTCACGGGCTGGCACTGGTGATTATCGATGAGCAGCACCGTTTTGGGGTCCACCAGCGCCTGGCCCTGTGGGAAAAAGGCGAGCAGCAGGGGTTTCACCCCCACCAGCTGATTATGACGGCGACCCCGATTCCGCGCACCCTGGCCATGACCGCCTATGCGGATCTGGATACCTCGGTGATCGATGAGCTGCCCCCCGGGCGCACCCCAATCACCACCGTCGCCATCGCCGATACCCGTCGCCAGGATATTATCGAGCGGGTGCGCCACGCCTGCCATGAAGAGCACCGCCAGGCTTACTGGGTCTGCACGTTGATTGAAGAGTCCGAGGTGCTGGAAGCACAGGCCGCAGAAGCCACCTGTGCAGAGCTACAGCAGGCGCTGCCGGATCTGAACATCGGGCTGGTTCATGGCCGCATGAAAGCCAAAGAGAAGCAGGACGTCATGGACGCGTTTAAGCAGGGCGCGCTGCATCTGCTGGTGGCGACAACCGTTATTGAAGTCGGGGTGGATGTGCCGAATGCCAGCCTGATGATTATTGAGAACCCGGAACGGCTGGGGCTTGCGCAACTGCACCAGTTACGCGGGCGGGTTGGCCGCGGTGCCGTGGCATCCCACTGCGTGCTGCTGTATAAGTCGCCGCTCTCCAGAACCGCGCAGCTGCGCCTTCAGGTGCTGCGTGACAGTAACAACGGGTTTGTTATTGCGCAAAAAGATCTCGAAATTCGCGGGCCCGGGGAGCTACTGGGCACCCGCCAGACCGGGAATGCGGAGTTTAAAGTGGCAGACTTACTGCGCGATCAGGCCATGATCCCGGAAGTTCAGCGCATCGCCCGCCATATTCACGAGCGCTACCCCCGGCAGGCCAGCGCCCTGATTGAACGCTGGATGCCGGAGACAGAACGCTATTCCAATGCCTGA
- the gltS gene encoding sodium/glutamate symporter gives MLHLDTLATLVAATLVLLLGRKLVHSVSLLKKYTIPEPVAGGLLVAVALLILNQAFGLVIEFDMSLRDPLMLAFFATIGLNANLSSLRAGGRYLAIFLIAVVGLLLMQNAIGIVMAKLMGIDPLMGLLAGSITLSGGHGTGAAWSKVFTERYGFQNATEVALACATFGLVLGGLIGGPVARYLIKHTTTPQGAPDDSSTPTAFEKPDTGRMITSLVLIETIALIAICLTAGRIVAQALQGTAFELPTFVCVLFIGVILSNTLALIGFYQVFERAVSVLGNVSLSLFLAMALMSLKLWELASLALPMLVILTVQAVAMALYAAFVTFRIMGKNYDAAVLAAGHCGFGLGATPTAIANMQAITERFGPSHVAFLVVPMVGAFFIDIVNALVIKLYLMLPVFG, from the coding sequence ATGCTACACCTCGATACGCTTGCTACACTGGTGGCCGCCACGCTGGTTTTATTGCTGGGGCGCAAGCTGGTGCACTCCGTCTCTTTACTGAAAAAATACACCATTCCCGAACCGGTCGCGGGCGGCTTGCTGGTTGCCGTGGCGCTGTTGATCCTCAATCAGGCTTTCGGGCTGGTGATTGAGTTTGATATGTCGCTGCGCGATCCGCTTATGCTGGCGTTTTTCGCCACCATTGGCCTGAACGCGAACCTTTCCAGCCTGCGGGCCGGGGGGAGATACCTCGCAATCTTTCTGATTGCGGTGGTGGGCCTGCTGCTGATGCAAAACGCCATCGGCATTGTGATGGCCAAACTGATGGGTATTGATCCGCTGATGGGGCTGCTGGCCGGGTCTATTACCCTGTCCGGGGGCCACGGCACCGGGGCTGCCTGGAGTAAAGTCTTTACCGAACGCTATGGTTTCCAGAATGCCACCGAAGTGGCGCTCGCCTGCGCTACGTTCGGGCTGGTATTAGGCGGGCTGATTGGCGGGCCGGTGGCGCGCTATCTGATAAAGCATACCACTACCCCCCAGGGGGCACCGGATGACAGCAGCACCCCTACGGCGTTTGAAAAGCCGGACACCGGGCGCATGATAACCTCCCTGGTGCTGATAGAAACCATCGCGCTTATTGCCATTTGCCTGACTGCCGGGCGCATTGTTGCGCAGGCGCTCCAGGGCACGGCATTCGAGCTTCCGACATTTGTGTGTGTGCTGTTCATTGGTGTGATCCTGAGTAATACCCTGGCGCTGATTGGGTTTTATCAGGTTTTCGAGCGGGCGGTATCCGTGCTGGGTAACGTGAGTTTGTCTTTGTTCCTCGCCATGGCGCTGATGAGCCTTAAGCTGTGGGAGCTGGCCTCCCTGGCGCTGCCGATGCTGGTTATTCTGACGGTGCAGGCGGTGGCGATGGCGCTGTATGCGGCATTTGTTACGTTCCGGATCATGGGGAAAAACTACGATGCGGCGGTACTGGCGGCTGGCCATTGTGGTTTTGGCTTAGGGGCCACCCCCACGGCGATTGCCAATATGCAGGCCATTACCGAGCGCTTCGGGCCGTCCCATGTGGCGTTTCTGGTGGTGCCGATGGTCGGGGCGTTTTTTATTGATATCGTGAATGCGCTGGTTATCAAGCTGTATCTGATGCTGCCGGTCTTTGGCTGA